Within the Aspergillus luchuensis IFO 4308 DNA, chromosome 5, nearly complete sequence genome, the region CTTCCATCGACGATGGTCTCTTGCGGTGGAGACCATGGTATGCTAAGATGCCTGAGCCTAAATGAATAGACTTCGAGCTATAGACAGCCCATCGCTAATAGCCGGAGATGGTGCAGGCTACTCGGTTGGAATCGTACTAGGGGGCTCGCTTAATCTGACCTGCGCCATTATTCCGATTTCCTCCAGTTGCACGATTGATTGCGTGACTATATGGCTGGGCGAATTTCCGATCGAAATGAGCTAACTCTTTGGCCCTAAATATATCTGCTGGCCTCTCATGAGCTGTCATATTCCAACCTTAATTGTTTCAACAATACCCGGGTCTTGTTATGGTTACTGCTCTTGCCCAAGCCCATCCGGCATGGGTCTTTTGCAAAAAATTTTCATGCACGCAGTCTATTGTGATCCATGCTTCAATGTGTATGAATGGTCTTTACATAACTTCTTCCAGGAGCTGTCTCAGAATCaatacagaaagaaaaagacctCAAAAGGACAAGAAAGGAGGAATCCCGTCTGATTCAGAGATTTTCTGCAGCTGGTTAACTGTTGTGCCACTGCCGTGTCATCAGTGGAACTTCAAGGCCCTAGACCCATGGTTCGCAAAGCCACTAGTTGTAGTCGTGGGACCTGCCTGTCATGGAAAAGGGTTCCGCTTATTTCAGCTTCTCCAAATACCTCTTTGTCTATTACTAGGATTATTGAGTTGCGTCAGATGATAAAACCTTCAGACCCGTGAAAATTGGCTCTGGGAGAATGCACATCACTTTGATTTGAATCCGCCTATCTCGAGTATCTGGTAAAACCCACACCCACTTCAACGAAGATCGACTCGCACGACAGACAAATAGTCAAACCCCAATAACGGCAGCAGCTTCGTCTTAGCATCTGCGAGAGAGTCCCTTGCGTTCCTCCGCCAAATCAGGCCCCATAATGCCCAAGCACTAATAATTGTCTGCAATCATACCAGGAAAGCCCAATCCGGTTAAACATCGGTACCAGCGCGAAGATCACGTCGGTTATTCTCGTCTCCAACATCTCCAGTCCCACCTCGCTTATCACCTCCATATCTATCCCCTTCCCCTAGATCAACCGAGCACATATGAGTTCTGCTGCACCGACGGAACTGCGGATCTGGCCGTCGGACCTGTCACTTGAGCTTTGCCCCGCAGTCCTGTTGGGGGCTTCTTGCACATTGTAATTTGGGCGCTTACCATGTTATCCCTTGGAGTCATCAGGCCCGAAAATATGCAACCAGgaaatcaatcaaaccaCGTGGGCTGCTCACGGACACTCACTTCCGAGTAACTGGCAAGCTCCAAAGTGGGTTCCTTTCCCTCGACTTGGCAGACTCTATCTCAGTCGTCCCATGCTATGTTTTTGACTTTGTCGAGCAGCCACCCACGTATAACGAGAGCAAAGAGCTTTCCAGGGCTTTCTAGGGTGACTCTGAAGAACGTGGATCAACGGAAACCCTTTCCCGATTAACCGTGCTTAACCTCACAGACTAGTGGCGAATTTCCATGTGCAATTTTACTGCAGTTGGCCTCGGGCCAAGATCCTTACTTAACAGATTTCAAATTAGATGCTAACAAGGCTTTAGAGATAGGAATAGAGAGCTATCGAACATACAATTTCCCTCGCCCTGAATTCTCAGCAACCCATACATCCACAAATATCACGAACCCCTTCACCTCTACAGTCGCGAAATATCCCTGACCTTTGCCCCTAACATCTCTCTCAAGCGACCATCGACTCTCCCAAACATATTCACCACAGCCTCCTTCAGTGGCTCAGGAACCTCAGCCAGCGTCTCAGCAAGATTTGCAACCCACTTTCGCCTTTCTGTCTCGTCAAAGACCCTATTCCAGAGGTCCCGTGGCTGAACgaagtcttcttcatccactggaATCTCATTCTGGCCCAACGCGAACGACAGAATCCGCTCATCGTGCCGTACCTGGACCTTATTTCGACTCACAACTCCAGGAGAAAGCGAGCTGCGCACATAGTTCGGGTCACCACCATAATTCTTCGTCACTGTTGCAAAGCCATCCCTCTCAAACAGCGCGTAGACAGGACAAACAGCGCGATTGGGCGGGAGCTGAGTGTAATTGACCCCAAGGCGGTAGCGCTGAGCATCGGGGTAGGCAAACATGCGGGCTTGTAACACTACATAAAGCCAGGGATATCAGTGCATGTTACACAACTCCGCAAGATTGGTATGCATGaaccaaggaagagagacatgGCCAACAAAACAGAAACACAATCAAGGGAACGCAAATCAGCAAGGATGCAATGCAAACTTACTGGGATCGGGCGTGCTAGCAATCCCAGGCACCATATTCGATGGCGAAAACGCCGCCTGTTCGATTTCGGCGAAGTAATTTCCGGGCTGTTACTATGTTAGCACACGACACGCCACCCACCCCAAAGCTATGCCACCAATTAGCAAAGAGACATAACTCACATTCTTATTCAAGGTCATCTTGCCCACTTCAATGAGTGGGAACTCCTTATGCGACCAAACCTTTGTAATATCAAACAGTCCCCGTCCGAATTCTTCCGCCCTCTCAGGCTCCATAACCTGCACATACAGCTTCCAAACAGGATACTGCCCCCGTGCAATAGCATCCCACAGATCCAAGTTATGGAAGTCGGCATCCACTCCGGCCATCCGGGCAGCTTCTTGTCCGGAGAAATATTTTCCGTCGAGCTCAGGCCGGAAATGGAACTTGCAGTACCGGAAGGTGCCATCGGGGGATACGAGCTTGAAGGTGTGTACGCCGAAGCCAGTGACGGATCGAATGGAGCCTGGAATGCCTCGAGAGCCGAAGAGATGAAGCAATGCGTGGACGCTTTcgggttggttggtgtggAAGTCCCAGAACTGTGGTACCCCAGAAGGTGAGTTGGTCAGTATACTATGTGGTAGGTAGGATAGCAATATATGGCCAGAGGGTGAGGGACATACCATGGTCCAATCCGGACGATTCGTGGCAGGGTGCCGTTTATGGCTTCTGTTCAGGGAGGGGAAGCGGATAGGGTCtcggacgaagaagacaggCTATTGGCATCATTTAGCACACAAGTCCTGGGAAACCTTCCTTCAGTACACAAAGAACGGTAGGTAGGTATACATACGATATGGTTTCCCACAATATCATGGTTCCCATCTTCGGTGAAGAACTTGACTGAAAATCCACGCACATCTCGCACAGTATCCGCACTACCCTTTTCACCACCCGTCGTGCTGAGTCGAAACAAAACGGGGGTTTTCTTTCCAATACCGTTGAGGAACTTAGCGGAGGTTAGGGACGATACGTCGTTTGTCACTTCGAATTCTCCCCATGCGCCGGCTGCTTTCGCGTGGACGACCCTGCAGAGATTTTGTTGGTTAGATGAGGATGGACTGGAATGGGGGCttgatggtggaggaagggaaCGGGTACCTTTCTGGGATCCGCTCACGGTTGAAGTGAGCCAGAGTCTCGAGGAGAAGAGTGTCCCCTAGGGTTGTGATGCCTCCACCGCCAATTGTGGGCAGCGTAGTGCTCACGGAGGGATCAGGGATAGGTTGGCCTAACAGAGTCAGAACATGGAATTGAGTGTAGGATCGAGGAAGGGACCTTCTGCCAGGGTATAAACAGGTCTGGACATGATGAAAGGGTGTTTCGACAGACTACTATCGTTGAAGCTCGAATATAAAGGCTGATAATGATTCCTGAGCTGCTTGTTCTGTTTGATCAGCAGTTCCTGGTAACCCCGTATATATATTGCCAGCAGCCGCGGAGTGTGACGTCCATGGTGAATCAGCCAACATAGACATCTTTAATCGCTCAATGTGAGTCAATTCTCCAATTCAATGCCAGAGTATCTCGGTGTACACAGTGGTGAGGGGAAGTATAAGACAAGGAATCTATTTCCGGCCAAATTGAGGAGTATTTTTTTGCAGCTGGTGGTGACCGAGCCAATGCCGACCGGTGGCCGAGTTTCCCCCTCGCGTGTGTTTTGTTTTCCCCTCAGaggctttctttcccctctccttgTTCTCCAATGCTGTCATTACAATGATGACCGCAGTGGCTAATAGTCTCGAAGATGTCATTTGAGTAATCTGACACCGTATAACCATGGATGGGAAGAATATGGCGTGGTGATGCCAGTTGACACCTTGACAGCTGCGTCCCGTGGATGCCGCATTGCCGGTCAGGGTTCAGCTTCTTTACCCTCATAGCAGAACTGTCCCTACTCAATTTGCTTTGAATTGTCCCCGCATGAGGGGTTAAAAAAATATCGATCAAGCAAAACACGATCTAACGCCTAGACCTTTGGAGATCAGATCTACAATGCCATCGCAGCTACAGTAGAACGGTGGGCCTCCCCTCACCGGGCGCTGCCGAATCCACTAAGCCCTCTCAGGCACCAAAGCTGCATGTTTTTCGACTTTACGGCGATGACTCGGATGTCGGCAGAcatagaaaaaaagaaaagtctcATAGATGAAAAGATTCAGGATGATGGATATAAATACGATAGATGCATCGCTTGTTGATTCTCTCTTTccgtcagcatcatcacagTTCATCTCATCGCATCTCTACTACTCTTTCCTACAATCTCTCACATAAACATCATCTGTCTCATCCTTTTGAttccaatccatcatcatggcaATGGTATCCAACGGCAACGAATACgacttcatcgtcgtcggtggtggtacGGCAGGCAATGCAGTAGCTGGTCGCCTCGCTGAAAACCCTAATGTTCGCGTCCTGGTCGTCGAAGCCGGTATTCCCAACCCTGACCAGGTCGACGAAATCACCACTCCCTCCAAGGCCTTCAACCTCCGAGGAAGCAAGTATGACTGGGCCTACAAGACCACTATGATCAAGCGCGACGACTACGAGCGTGTCGAAAAGCCTAACACTCGTGGTAAGGCGCTGGGTGGAAGTTCTTGTGCCAATTACTTCACCTGGATTCCCGGCTCCAAGCCCACCTTTGATGACTGGGAGGCCTTTGGCGGCCACGACTGGACTTGGGACAACTGCGTCGAGTATCTCCGCAAGTGCGCAAcgtatcatgatgatgagaagctcTACCCGGCCGAGCTTAGCAAGATCGGAACCGGAGGCCCCGTCCAGATCGCCCATGCCGACTTGGTCCCCGAAATGCAACCCTTCCGTGACGCACTGACCCAAGCGTGGGTCTCCAAGGGCGAGAAGCTGACCGAGGATATCTACTCCGGTGAGATGCGCGGTCTTACCCACTGCGTGGACACCATCTATAACGGCCAGCGCCAAGGCAGCTTCCTCTACCTGAAGGACAAGCCTAACGTGACCATCCTCTACGGAGCCCACTCGAAGCAGCTGATCATCGACCCCGTCACTCG harbors:
- a CDS encoding catalase (COG:P;~EggNog:ENOG410PV4W;~InterPro:IPR018028,IPR011614,IPR024708,IPR002226, IPR020835,IPR024711,IPR037060,IPR010582;~PFAM:PF00199,PF06628;~antiSMASH:Cluster_5.12;~go_function: GO:0004096 - catalase activity [Evidence IEA];~go_function: GO:0020037 - heme binding [Evidence IEA];~go_process: GO:0006979 - response to oxidative stress [Evidence IEA];~go_process: GO:0055114 - oxidation-reduction process [Evidence IEA]) encodes the protein MSRPVYTLAEGQPIPDPSVSTTLPTIGGGGITTLGDTLLLETLAHFNRERIPERVVHAKAAGAWGEFEVTNDVSSLTSAKFLNGIGKKTPVLFRLSTTGGEKGSADTVRDVRGFSVKFFTEDGNHDIVGNHIPVFFVRDPIRFPSLNRSHKRHPATNRPDWTMFWDFHTNQPESVHALLHLFGSRGIPGSIRSVTGFGVHTFKLVSPDGTFRYCKFHFRPELDGKYFSGQEAARMAGVDADFHNLDLWDAIARGQYPVWKLYVQVMEPERAEEFGRGLFDITKVWSHKEFPLIEVGKMTLNKNPGNYFAEIEQAAFSPSNMVPGIASTPDPMLQARMFAYPDAQRYRLGVNYTQLPPNRAVCPVYALFERDGFATVTKNYGGDPNYVRSSLSPGVVSRNKVQVRHDERILSFALGQNEIPVDEEDFVQPRDLWNRVFDETERRKWVANLAETLAEVPEPLKEAVVNMFGRVDGRLREMLGAKVRDISRL